A single window of Sneathiella limimaris DNA harbors:
- the pepN gene encoding aminopeptidase N: protein MTSSAATPSTIYLKDYSPPLFTISDIFLTVELGEEETRVTSELQMKRLQDGGNQIHLHGEDLDLVSITVADRLLDSSEYTLSSKDIAFLAPSDDFTVKIVTRIKPQENTALEGLYKSSGNFCTQCEAEGFRKITYFLDRPDVMAKFTTKIIGDQNKYPVMLSNGNLIESGNLEDGRFYNLWVDPFPKPAYLFALVAGDLGSVEDSFVTRSGRQVKLQIFVEKGNEDKCAHAMTSLKKSMRWDEEKYGREYDLDIFMIVAVSDFNMGAMENKGLNIFNSKYVLASKETATDADFDGIESVIAHEYFHNWTGNRITCRDWFQLTLKEGLTVFRDQQFSADMNSAAVKRIEDVQRLRAAQFPEDAGPLAHPIQPQSYVEINNFYTATVYEKGAEVIRMAHTILGEDNFRKGMDLYFDRHDGQAVTTEEFIAALEDGSGIDLKQFREWYTQPGTPEVFVEDQYDPENKSYSLTIRQQNPKAGPNAKPLHIPLELGLVGANGDNLLTGIHGTGSEIFNLKEKEETVTFENISEKPTPSLFRNFSAPVKLKQNPADGNMVHLFKNDSDPFNRWEAGQRLAIKCLLDMIESPSQNALPQSFISAFGDLLDDESLEPEFKAAAMTLPGEQFIGQQMDIVDVDTIHAQRQNAIKTLASTYKDKLQSIYQSHHGKDSVGDRSLKNSALMFLTSLKEEEFINLATYQYFNADNMTDQISSLSRLVVTNHPNREKVLQDYYARWENDALVIDKWFTLQATSYRDKAMEDVQELLSHPAFNYLNPNRVRSLIAAFAAGNPRHFHKTSGDGYRFLSDAVIKLNTINPQIAARLIGPLGQWKRFSEKRQNLMKAELERILKAPNISNDVFEIANKSLRN, encoded by the coding sequence GTGACCTCTTCGGCTGCCACCCCCTCTACAATCTACTTAAAAGATTACTCCCCCCCATTATTCACGATCTCCGACATTTTTCTTACTGTTGAGTTGGGCGAGGAGGAAACTCGTGTGACCTCTGAACTGCAAATGAAGAGGTTGCAGGATGGTGGAAATCAAATCCATCTACACGGAGAGGATCTCGATCTTGTTTCGATAACTGTTGCAGACAGGCTGTTGGACAGTTCCGAATATACTCTATCGAGCAAGGACATAGCGTTTCTCGCACCGTCTGATGATTTCACAGTCAAAATCGTAACACGGATCAAACCACAGGAAAACACAGCCCTAGAGGGTCTTTATAAATCTAGTGGTAATTTCTGCACTCAGTGTGAGGCTGAGGGTTTTCGGAAGATTACCTACTTCCTTGATCGTCCGGATGTGATGGCGAAATTTACGACCAAGATCATCGGCGATCAAAACAAATACCCGGTCATGCTCTCCAACGGAAACTTGATTGAAAGTGGAAATTTGGAAGACGGACGGTTTTACAATCTATGGGTAGATCCCTTTCCAAAACCTGCCTATCTATTTGCTTTGGTTGCCGGTGACCTCGGTTCTGTTGAGGACAGCTTTGTCACGCGTTCAGGACGCCAGGTCAAACTCCAGATCTTTGTTGAAAAAGGAAATGAGGATAAATGCGCGCACGCTATGACCTCGTTGAAAAAATCGATGCGCTGGGACGAGGAGAAATATGGCCGGGAATATGACCTAGATATTTTCATGATCGTCGCTGTCAGTGACTTCAATATGGGCGCTATGGAAAATAAAGGTCTCAATATCTTTAACTCCAAGTATGTATTAGCCTCCAAGGAGACAGCCACAGATGCAGACTTTGATGGTATTGAGAGCGTTATCGCCCATGAATATTTTCATAATTGGACAGGCAACCGCATCACCTGCCGTGATTGGTTTCAACTCACGCTGAAAGAAGGATTGACTGTTTTCAGGGATCAGCAATTTTCTGCGGATATGAACTCAGCCGCAGTCAAGCGGATCGAAGATGTCCAAAGACTGAGAGCAGCTCAATTTCCGGAGGATGCAGGCCCCCTCGCCCATCCAATCCAGCCGCAGAGCTACGTTGAAATCAACAATTTCTATACCGCGACAGTTTATGAAAAAGGCGCAGAGGTCATCCGTATGGCGCACACCATCCTCGGAGAAGATAACTTCCGGAAAGGCATGGATCTGTACTTTGATCGACATGACGGCCAGGCGGTTACAACTGAAGAATTCATTGCGGCACTCGAAGACGGCAGCGGCATAGATCTCAAACAATTCAGAGAGTGGTATACCCAACCCGGAACTCCTGAGGTTTTTGTTGAAGATCAGTACGATCCAGAGAACAAATCCTACAGCCTGACTATTCGTCAACAGAACCCGAAAGCGGGTCCTAATGCCAAACCACTTCATATCCCTTTGGAACTGGGTCTTGTTGGCGCCAATGGCGATAACCTTTTAACCGGAATCCATGGAACCGGAAGCGAGATTTTCAATCTGAAAGAAAAAGAGGAAACTGTCACTTTCGAGAATATCTCTGAAAAACCAACCCCGTCTCTCTTTCGGAATTTCTCAGCTCCCGTGAAACTCAAGCAAAATCCTGCCGATGGAAACATGGTGCATCTGTTCAAAAATGACAGTGATCCATTTAACCGTTGGGAAGCTGGCCAACGCCTTGCGATCAAATGCCTGCTCGACATGATTGAGAGCCCGAGCCAGAATGCTCTACCACAATCGTTCATTAGTGCATTTGGTGATCTTCTGGATGATGAGTCCCTAGAGCCTGAGTTTAAGGCTGCTGCGATGACACTACCGGGCGAGCAGTTTATTGGCCAACAAATGGATATCGTTGATGTAGACACGATTCACGCACAACGGCAGAACGCCATTAAAACATTGGCCAGTACATATAAAGATAAACTTCAATCCATTTATCAATCGCATCATGGCAAAGATAGCGTCGGTGACCGGTCTTTGAAAAATAGTGCCTTGATGTTTTTGACATCCCTAAAAGAAGAGGAATTTATAAATCTGGCAACATATCAGTATTTCAATGCTGACAACATGACGGATCAAATTTCCTCCCTTAGCCGGCTGGTTGTCACCAATCATCCCAATCGGGAAAAAGTTCTGCAGGACTATTACGCGCGTTGGGAAAATGACGCACTTGTAATCGACAAATGGTTCACTTTGCAGGCAACGTCCTATCGCGATAAGGCAATGGAGGATGTGCAGGAGCTCCTCTCCCACCCTGCATTTAACTATCTCAATCCAAACAGGGTACGTTCCCTAATCGCTGCATTTGCAGCTGGAAACCCGAGACATTTCCACAAGACGTCTGGGGATGGTTACCGCTTCCTTAGCGATGCGGTTATTAAGCTGAACACTATCAACCCTCAAATTGCGGCCCGATTGATTGGCCCCTTGGGTCAATGGAAA